In the genome of Leptospira terpstrae serovar Hualin str. LT 11-33 = ATCC 700639, one region contains:
- the hemH gene encoding ferrochelatase — MNYKQKKTLILVNLGGPRTTEEIEVFLTDLFTDPFVFDLPLPEFLRLPLARFIAKKRTPKVKKIYESMGFGGGSPLVAETEKQAKALEQILNRKTDFNWTAKVAMTCGFPHIRDTEFEKPSSDTIYLPLYPQYSRSTVLSTLSHLEKKFKECPVGSGGYVPSFASDLKFHQITARFIFEFFTKSLNRDEFLHFPEVTFNGDWKDLDFIFSAHGVPMRLIRKGDRYMQEIESSVKGITEQLRLLGYRGQTHISYQSKVGPAKWTEPSSLQIIESLAKEGKQIAVYPISFVSDHLETLEEIGEQFKDLALESGAKSFTRIPAFGIYPPFLEYLAERVLAADILISYCSCKEMGGESLPTCRFK; from the coding sequence ATGAACTATAAACAAAAGAAAACTCTTATCCTTGTGAATTTAGGTGGGCCAAGAACCACTGAGGAAATAGAAGTTTTTTTAACCGATTTGTTTACAGATCCATTTGTTTTTGATTTGCCATTACCTGAATTTTTACGGCTTCCTCTTGCACGTTTTATCGCAAAGAAACGAACCCCCAAGGTAAAAAAAATCTATGAGTCAATGGGGTTTGGTGGTGGTTCTCCTTTGGTTGCAGAAACTGAAAAACAAGCAAAAGCACTAGAGCAGATATTGAATCGCAAAACAGATTTTAATTGGACTGCCAAAGTAGCAATGACTTGTGGATTTCCACATATCAGAGATACAGAATTCGAAAAACCAAGTTCCGATACCATCTATCTACCGTTATATCCACAATATTCTAGATCTACAGTGCTTTCTACACTTAGCCATTTAGAAAAAAAATTTAAGGAATGCCCAGTGGGAAGCGGGGGTTATGTTCCTAGTTTTGCTTCCGATTTAAAGTTTCACCAAATCACAGCTAGGTTTATTTTTGAATTCTTTACTAAATCATTAAACAGAGATGAATTTTTACATTTTCCGGAAGTTACCTTCAATGGTGATTGGAAGGATTTGGATTTTATTTTTTCCGCACACGGCGTTCCTATGCGCCTGATCCGTAAGGGAGATCGATATATGCAAGAAATCGAATCTTCTGTAAAGGGAATTACGGAACAACTTCGTTTGTTAGGATATCGTGGGCAAACACATATATCTTACCAGAGTAAGGTGGGACCAGCTAAATGGACGGAGCCAAGTTCTTTACAGATCATTGAGTCTCTCGCTAAAGAGGGAAAACAAATCGCAGTTTATCCTATTAGTTTTGTGAGTGATCATTTAGAAACTTTAGAAGAAATTGGAGAGCAGTTTAAGGATCTTGCTTTAGAATCTGGTGCAAAATCATTTACTCGAATTCCCGCATTTGGAATCTATCCACCGTTTCTAGAAT